The stretch of DNA GATGTGTACAGCGAGGCGAGACGGTCGCCGGTCAACTCGGGCGCCAGCGCCGAGATCGGCTTGAGCGTGAGCTTGGCATCCGGGTGCGCGACGATCTTGCCGCTGTTGTCGACCAACATGCCAAAGCTGGCCGGCGTAGGGTGGACCGAGCGCACATTGGCAATCACGCTATCCATCGTGACATCACCTCCGATCACGGCCTTCGCTAAGTTGCCTTGCATCACCGGTACGGCAAAGGACACCACCAGCTTGCCAGTACCCGCATCGACATAGGGCGGTGTAACGATCACCTTGCCCGCTTGGATGGCTTGTTTGTACCAGGGCCGCACGGTCGGGTTGTAGCCTGCCGGAATACCGGTGGCATCGGTGAACTTCGCAGTCCCGTTGGCGTAGCCGATATAGACGTTGCTGAAGCCGCCCGCCGCCGCGACTTGCTTGAACATTGGCAGCGGATCGGCCGCATTCGCCCCTACGTCCTGCAGCGACGAGATCATCTGCTCGTGTATGCCGATCCAGTCGTCGATACCTTCGGCGTGGCTTTCGGCCACGGCCTGGAGCGTGTCGTTTACCGAATCACTGTTGTGCAGATTCGCGACGTAATAGTTCAGCGCGGTATTGGCGCCAAGGGCAATCACGACGATGGCAACTGCCAGCGCGACAATGCGTGCACGTATGGTGGAGAACATGATGAGCGCCCTGGGTAAAAAATGAAGCCGTTGTTCGGGGAACGCGATTTCTTCAGAGCCCACCCGTATTTAGGATGGTGACTATAAGATACCCAAGGTAACACCATTATTACAACCAGGAAACAGCCCCTCCCTAGGGGCCTTATCCTTGCTCGCACAGCAAAAAGACGACCTCGCTCAGGCCGTTCCGCCGACGGTCAGGCCGTCCATGCGCACGGTAGGCATGCCCACGCCGACAGGCACGCTCTGGCCCTCCTTGCCGCAGGTGCCCACCCCCGAGTCCAGTTTCATGTCATTGCCGATCAGGCTCACACGATTCATGGCGTCGGGACCGTTGCCGATCAGGGTGGCACCCTTGACCGGATAGGTAATCTTGCCGTTCTCTATCATGTAGGCTTCAGAAGCCGAAAACACGAACTTGCCGCTGGTGATGTCCACCTGGCCGCCGCCGAAATTCGCAGCATAAAGACCGCGTTTGACCGAGGCGATGATCTCTTCGGGGGGCGTCGCGCCGGCCAGCATGTAAGTATTGGTCATGCGCGGCATGGGCAGATGCGCGAAGGATTCGCGGCGGCCGTTGCCGGTAGCGCGCATTTTCATCAAGCGTGCGTTCAGCGTGTCCTGCATATAGCCGCGCAGGATGCCGTCCTCGATCAACACGGTGTGCTGGGTGGCATTGCCTTCGTCGTCGACATTGAGCGAGCCGCGGCGGCCGGCGAGCGTGCCGTCGTCGACCACGGTAACGCCCTTGGAAGCCACACGTTCGCCTATGCGGCCGGAAAACACGCTGGAACCCTTGCGGTTGAAATCGCCTTCCAGGCCGTGGCCCACGGCTTCGTGCAGCAGGATTCCGGGCCAACCCGAACCCAGCACCACCGTCATCTCGCCCGCCGGCGCAGGCCGCGCCTCCAAGTTGACCATGGCTTCATGCACGGCGCGATTCACGTATTCGCGCAGCACTTCATCGGTGAACATTTCAAGGCCTACACGTCCGCCCCCGCCTCCATGGCCCATTTCGCGCCGGCCGTCGCGTTCGGCAATCACGGTCAACGACAAGCGCACCAGCGGCCTCACATCCGCGGCCAGCCGACCGTCGCTGCCTGCCACCAGCACCACGTCGTACTCGGCGCCCAGGCCCGCCATGACCTGGATCACATGCGGATCGGCCGCGCGGGCCATGCGCTCAATGCGCTCGAGCAGGGCGACTTTCTCCGGCGCGCTCAGTGTGGCCAAGGGATCGATACTGGCGTAAAGACTGCGGGAATCATCGGGGGGCACCTGGGCCGACACCTTGACCTTGCCCGCGCCGCGCCGCGCAATGCCGCGCACGGTATGGGCCGCCGACAGCAGTGCTTGCGGCGACAGGCTGTCGGAGTAGGCAAAAGCGGTCTTCTCCCCGCTGATGGCACGCACGCCCACGCCCTGTCCGATCGAAAAGCTGCCGGTCTTGACGATGCCCTCTTCCAGGCTCCAACCCTCGCTGCGGGTGTACTGGAAATACAGGTCGGCGTAGTCGACCTTGTGCGCAAAGATCTCCCCCAGCGCCTGAGCGAGGTTGGCCTCGGTCAGACCCCAAGGGTCGAGCAGCAGGGATTTGGCGGTGGCCAGGGAGTGAATCGCGGGATCGATGAGTTTCATTCTTACGGTGTACAAAAGTGACGGGCATCCAGCCGCTATGGTACTGCCGATCCGGTTGCGCCGATCACCCCTTGCAATCGCGATATCGTCCGATATTTAAAATATCGCCCGAGAAATAGTCCCGCAAATAAAATAAATAGTATTATCCCGCCACCGAGGCCGCTGAAATTTCATTTCAAAATCAGAGTTCATGGCCCGCAGACCAACCGAGAAATATATGCCCCGAGTCTCCTACGCCAGCCAGCAGGCGAAAATCGAAAAGGAAATCTCCAAACTGCAAAAGCAGGCGGCCGCGCTGCATGACAGGCGCCGCAAGCCTGTCATTGCATCCATCGTCAAATCCATGCGCGAATACGGCATCACTCCGGACGATGTCGCGGCAGCCTACGGTTCGGCCAAATCCGGCCGCGGCGGCAAGCGCAAGGTCGCCGCCGGCCCTAACGGCGCCGCCAAGCGCGCCGTGGCACCCAAGTATCGCCATCCCCAGACTGGCGAAACCTGGAGCGGCCGCGGCAAGGCCCCCCGCTGGCTGGTGGCCGCCGAAACCGCCGGCGCAGCGCGCGACAGCTTTCTGATCGCCTGATTCCGATTAGCCGGCCGATGGCATGGCGCGCCTCGGGCGCGCCATTTTCATTTTGCTTGCCCTCATATGGGCATTATCTTTTTCAAGGCCGGTGCATCTGCACGTCAAATAAAAATAAAACCTGGAAGCCTTGATGCAATTAATTCATTTCATAACGTTTTGCGATATTTCGAATACTGCCGATTCCTGCCGGCCGCCCTCTCATCGCGATGCGCAACCCGAATATCCGAACCCCGGCCCACTACAATAGCCCCATCTCATCGCCGCAAAGAAACAACTCCCCATGCGCACCGATACGCCCGTCACCGTCTACCGCAAGGATTACCAACCCTATCCTTACGGCATCCCACAGGTTTCTCTGACCTTCGATCTCGAGCCCGATGCCACCACCGTGCATTGCGCCATGCAGATCGACCGCCGGCAGGACATCCCGGCCGATACGCCCCTGGAACTGAACGGCGAAGCGCTGGAACTGCTTTCCCTGCACGTTGACGGCCAGCCTTGGCCGGCGGGCCTCTACACGGTTTCCGAGCACAGCCTGGTCATCCGCGGACTGCCCGCACAGTCCAGGATCGAAACCGTAAGCCGCTGCAATCCCGCGGCCAACTCCACGCTCATGGGCCTTTACGTCTCCGGCAATAATTTCTTCACACAATGCGAAGCCGAGGGCTTTCGCCGCATCACCTGGTTCGCCGACCGCCCCGACGTCATGTCGCGCTACCGCGTCCTGCTTCGCGCTGGTGCCGACTATCCGGTACTGCTATCCAACGGCAACCTGATCGCCGAGCGCGAACTGCCCGACGGCCGCCGCGAAGCCGAATGGGAAGATCCCTTTCCCAAGCCCTGCTATCTTTTCGCCCTGGTCGCCGGCAAGCTCACCCTGCGCGAAACCCGTGCCAGAACGCGCTCCGGACGCGAAGTACTGCTGCAGGTCTACAGCGATCCGGGTTCGGAATCGCGCACCGAATGGGCGCTGCAATCTCTGGTGCACGCCGTACACTGGGACGAAACCCGCTTCGGCCTGGAACTGGATCTGGACCGCTTCATGGTGGTCGCCGTGCGCGACTTCAATATGGGCGCCATGGAGAACAAAGGCCTGAATATCTTCAACGCGGCCTATGTGCTCGCCGATGCCGACACGGCCACCGACGCCAACTATGAGGGCATCGAATCGGTCGTCGGCCACGAATATTTCCACAACTGGACGGGCAACCG from Bordetella sp. FB-8 encodes:
- the tldD gene encoding metalloprotease TldD encodes the protein MKLIDPAIHSLATAKSLLLDPWGLTEANLAQALGEIFAHKVDYADLYFQYTRSEGWSLEEGIVKTGSFSIGQGVGVRAISGEKTAFAYSDSLSPQALLSAAHTVRGIARRGAGKVKVSAQVPPDDSRSLYASIDPLATLSAPEKVALLERIERMARAADPHVIQVMAGLGAEYDVVLVAGSDGRLAADVRPLVRLSLTVIAERDGRREMGHGGGGGRVGLEMFTDEVLREYVNRAVHEAMVNLEARPAPAGEMTVVLGSGWPGILLHEAVGHGLEGDFNRKGSSVFSGRIGERVASKGVTVVDDGTLAGRRGSLNVDDEGNATQHTVLIEDGILRGYMQDTLNARLMKMRATGNGRRESFAHLPMPRMTNTYMLAGATPPEEIIASVKRGLYAANFGGGQVDITSGKFVFSASEAYMIENGKITYPVKGATLIGNGPDAMNRVSLIGNDMKLDSGVGTCGKEGQSVPVGVGMPTVRMDGLTVGGTA
- a CDS encoding H-NS family nucleoid-associated regulatory protein, encoding MPRVSYASQQAKIEKEISKLQKQAAALHDRRRKPVIASIVKSMREYGITPDDVAAAYGSAKSGRGGKRKVAAGPNGAAKRAVAPKYRHPQTGETWSGRGKAPRWLVAAETAGAARDSFLIA